The following coding sequences are from one Schizosaccharomyces osmophilus chromosome 1, complete sequence window:
- the ric8 gene encoding synembryn family GEF, Ric8, with protein sequence MELQNLLELVKEKTTIVYLHDSVSPARHGLKKRLQDEDSNHQDIPLVFIAQLKELSRRLENARQIADVLDWNSYFYYASKCQDEKKNIEMIKLLANCLMQVPVISKHLAHSECLKNFTRQVFEGDNLESQNVYLRFLFIFLAYQGADTCINLSELTFSLVKRLEAIWKIISESVCDSENFSLYSEILRILFPLFRMGFIEESTRLTALPIIIKTWSKYSQEEDSTIRWHAINAILECDLKNITSSQACEIVDLATKTLQSAVKLETVEELEGYYHQFESDLPLNKSTSLEKDLVPILVILYSIISIERVREKLEIILLPKEHDRETSLKKGKSLACLFLRLSMIPLMESVSIWHGTILFTLCNCNPDLLTNQVGYGYASGILNKVKHSDPSDIIPPGSTGTHSGTEKSQPIDPITGEYKQQPKQQGSSSAMTMEEKEREAERLFVLFQRLEKNGAMQVTNPIRQAIDSGYYHDIDDTYSD encoded by the exons ATGGAATTACAAAACCTTTTGGAACTAgtgaaagagaaaacaaccATTGTTTACTTACACGATTCAGTATCACCAGCCCGACATGGTTTAAAGAAACGTTTGCAGGACGAGGATTCAAATCATCAAGATATACCCTTGGTTTTCATTGCTCAGCTCAAAGAATTAAGTCGAAGACTTGAAAATGCGAGACAAATAGCCGACGTTTTG GACTGGAATTCCTATTTTTACTATGCTAGTAAATGTCaggatgaaaaaaaaaatattgagATGATTAAATTACTAGCCAACTGTTTAATGCAGGTACCTGTGATATCAAAGCACTTGGCACATTCTGAATGTTTGAAGAACTTTACCCGACAAGTATTTGAA GGAGACAACTTAGAATCCCAAAACGTATACTTGCgatttttgttcatttttttggcaTACCAGGGAGCAGATACGTGCATAAACTTGAGCGAAttaacattttctttggtaaaa AGACTGGAAGCAATATGGAAAATAATTTCGGAGTCTGTTTGTGATAGTGAAAACTTTTCACTTTACTCAGAAATTTTAAGGATTTTATTTCCACTCTTTAGAATGGGATTCATTGAGGAATCAACGAGACTAAC agCATTACCTATCATTATAAAAACTTGGTCAAAGTATTCACAGGAAGAAGATTCTACGATACGTTGGCATGCTATCAATGCAATTTTGGAATGTGATCTCAAAAACATCACTTCCAGTCAGGCTTGCGAAATTGTAGATTTAGCAACCAAGACTTTACAATCTGCGGTTAAATTGGAGACAGTAGAGGAATTGGAAGGATACTATCATCAATTCGAGAGCGATCTTCctttaaataaatcaaCCTCGCTGGAAAAAGATCTCGTGCCTATACTTGTTATTTTGTATTCTATCATATCTATTGAGAGAGTGCGAGAAAAGTTAGAAATAATTTTACTACCAAAAGAACATGACAGAGAAACAagcttaaaaaaaggaaaaagtttaGCATGCTTATTTTTACGGCTTAGCATGATACCGCTTATGGAAAGTGTTTCTATATGGCATGGAACCATTTTATTTACCCTTTGCAACTGCAATCCTGACTTGCTCACAAATCAAGTTGGGTATGGTTATGCCTCTGGCATACTAAATAAAGTCAAGCATTCCGATCCATCAGATATTATTCCACCAGGATCTACTGGAACTCATTCAGGAACAGAGAAATCCCAACCGATTGACCCAATAACAGGGGAATATAAGCAGCAGCCGAAGCAACAAGGCTCCTCATCTGCAATGacaatggaagaaaaagagcgAGAAGCAGAGCGGCTATTCGTCTTGTTTCAGAG actagaaaaaaatggtgCTATGCAAGTGACAAATCCAATTCGCCAAGCTATTGACAGTGGATACTATCATGACATTGATGATACCTACTCTGATTGA